From the genome of Cytobacillus firmus, one region includes:
- a CDS encoding CNNM domain-containing protein, whose translation MFIAILFFMFMSFFLSGSETALTAVNKMKLKSRADNNDKKAQRILDVVSKPDEMITSILIGNNIANIMLPTLVTIIALDYDFNVGVATGILTVALILFAEVLPKSIAASFSDKIAYIVFPIIRILMLILKPVTFLISRFTRGIIKFLSKNNGEAVSVSKEELITMVDIAASEGTFHEEETQRIKGIIDFYNLDVSDALKTPRMEIEGIPFEATMEEAKNIVLDNRFTRYPVYKDNMDNIVGVFHAKLLLSWSNQPEKSLKDFTDLEPLFVYEFHSIDRVFKMMMKERKHLAIVLDEYGGTKGIITHEDILEAMLGQEIEDETDENAEVLIDELTENHIIVHGKLAIRRINEVFKTKIPEEEDILAGFLLKELSHFPEEGETFEYHHLHFEIKSIVDNRIKLVEIKKKTP comes from the coding sequence TTGTTCATTGCTATTTTGTTTTTTATGTTCATGTCCTTTTTCCTGTCAGGAAGTGAGACTGCATTAACTGCTGTTAACAAAATGAAATTAAAATCCAGAGCAGATAATAATGATAAGAAAGCACAAAGAATTTTGGATGTGGTGTCAAAGCCTGATGAGATGATTACATCCATTTTGATTGGCAATAACATTGCTAATATCATGCTGCCTACACTGGTTACCATAATTGCGCTTGATTATGATTTCAATGTAGGGGTGGCAACGGGAATTCTGACTGTAGCATTAATTTTATTTGCGGAAGTTCTGCCAAAATCCATCGCAGCAAGCTTTTCCGACAAAATTGCTTATATTGTATTTCCGATCATTCGAATTCTTATGCTGATTTTAAAGCCGGTCACTTTTCTAATATCCAGGTTTACGAGGGGAATTATTAAATTTCTTTCAAAAAATAATGGAGAAGCTGTATCCGTATCCAAAGAAGAGCTCATCACCATGGTTGATATTGCTGCCAGCGAAGGAACCTTCCATGAAGAAGAAACACAGCGAATTAAAGGGATCATTGATTTTTATAATTTAGATGTCAGCGATGCGCTAAAAACGCCGCGAATGGAAATTGAAGGCATTCCATTTGAAGCAACGATGGAAGAAGCAAAGAATATAGTGTTGGATAATCGTTTTACAAGGTATCCGGTGTATAAAGATAATATGGATAATATTGTCGGGGTTTTCCATGCTAAGCTTTTGCTCTCCTGGTCCAATCAGCCTGAGAAGTCCTTAAAGGATTTTACTGATTTAGAGCCTTTATTTGTATATGAATTTCATAGCATTGACAGGGTGTTCAAAATGATGATGAAAGAAAGGAAGCACCTTGCCATTGTTCTTGATGAATATGGCGGGACAAAAGGCATCATCACACATGAGGATATTCTTGAAGCGATGCTTGGCCAGGAAATTGAAGATGAAACGGATGAAAATGCGGAAGTCCTGATCGACGAATTAACGGAAAACCACATTATTGTTCACGGCAAACTGGCAATCCGCAGAATCAATGAAGTCTTTAAAACAAAAATCCCCGAAGAGGAAGACATCCTTGCAGGATTTTTACTAAAAGAACTGAGTCATTTTCCTGAAGAAGGGGAAACATTCGAATACCATCATCTGCATTTTGAAATAAAATCAATTGTAGACAACAGAATTAAGCTTGTCGAAATTAAGAAAAAAACACCTTGA